GCGTGATGCGCTCGCGGTTGATGTATTCCAGCGGCGTGATGCCGAATTGCTCGCGGAACCAGCGGAAAAAGAGATTGCGGCTCAGGTAGGCTTTCTTGCTGAGCGTGTCCACCGAAATGCGCTCGGTCAGGTGCTCGCGGATATAGTTGAGCACAAAGTGCTGGCGGCTCTGGTTGTTGCTGACCGCGGATTCCGTCATCACCTGCGTGAGGTGCTGGCTCTGCATCAGGCGGATGAGCAGCTCCTTCAGGTTGAGATCGGCGTAAATGTCCTTACTGTTATCCGCACTGCAGCAGATACGGATCAGCTTGTTGATCAGCGCCGAAACCTCATCGTCGTTCTCGAAATGATACTGGTTGAACTGCAAACGCCAGGAACGGCGCTCGTCAGGCGATTGATAATAATTATTCAGGTATTCGATCGTGCCGCGCACATACAGCGCGTCGATAGCCAGCGCGATACATTGGGTAGGATTGTCGAAACTGGCTTCGGGAAAATCGATCGCCATTTTTTCGTTGGCCGGGTAAATGACCGTTTCGCCGGGAAGGTAGTCGAAACTGGGCTGGTTGGGAAGATGCATGATCTTCTTTCCACGCACCATACTGGTGACGATGAACTCATTGAACTGCATTGGCACGGCCCAGGCCGTTTCAAAACATTCAAAAACATTCAGCTCGCAGTTATTCAAATTGAAAACGCGACGGTTTTCCACCAAAGTCTTCAACATTCTGGCGGGCATCAGCTCAATATGCTCTAACAGGTGTTTCCGGGCCATAACAGATGTAACTATTTCAAAATAAGGTTTTTTTCCCGAAACTGGCATGAAGTCGGGTACAATCGTGCTAATAAACAGTACGAAAGTAGCGGGGGCTTTTCCGTATTTGTGTGAATTTAGCATCATGATGTTCGAAGAATTGCAGCGCACCCTATGACCAACATCAGCACGGATGTATTGTAACCACAACCGCCCATTATGAATGACTCCAGAATCGTAGCCGCCAAACCGGCTATGCAATTAATCCGGCAACTCGTTTCACGCTACGGTCCGTTAGAATTCAGGATCAGCGGAAGTTGTGTAGAAGGTTTTTCACTCACATGCGTCCACGGCAATGCCAAGGAAGCGGAGGAAAACAGGTATTCCTTAGGAAACGTAGCCGGCTGCCCGGCCTACATAGACCCGGCACCCGGGATCGTAGACGATTATTCACATTTCGTATTACAGGTAGAAAAGGGGAAAACCAACCCCGGCTCCCTGGAAGCATCCGGAAACGTCCGTTTTTTCCTTACCAGAAAAATAGCCCCGCGTGAAACCGGAACCCGCGCAGGCGAAGCCAATCCGCACATGTTCAGTTACCTTTTCGGCTACAGCGGCAACTGGGGCTGATTTCGTACCTTCGCGCGACACAAAAAAATCCGCGACCAGCATGAGGGAAGACGCACAATACAGAAAAAACATTACACCCGGCCTCGAAGTCGGCATAGTCCTGAAGAAAGACCAGCGCAGCGGAAAAGTGACTTACGGTATCGTTCAAGATCTCCTCACTTCCGCTGCGTACCATTCCAGAGGTATTAAAGTCAGGCTGGAAGACGGACAGGTAGGAAGGGTGGTGGAAATTTTATACTGAGACGTTGTTTGTCCGCAACGGAATCCTTGCTTCTGGCTACAAAACCGGATTCAGCCCGTCACTTACCTGGCGGGTTTTCCGTTTTTAAACATCCGCGCCATTTCCGTGTCGTTTGCGCTGCTCCAGTCCTGTATCAAAGACGTACCGCCCAGGGGCGGCGCAGAAAGGCGTGACGGGAAGAAAATTAATGTAATGGGTACCCTCAATTGGGGATTGCGGCCCGTTTTTACTTCTGATTTCCGGGGAATGGACTTTCCGATGTATAATATTTACTTTACCCTAGGCGTATCGTACCGCATTCAGGCACAGTGATTGCAGTTGTAGCGGTATGAACACTTTTCACATCCGCTACAGGAGCCACGACATCCCGGTATCGCTGGAAGAAGAAAACCTCTTCCTCGTTTCGTTGCCGTGGAAAGATCTCTACCTTGTGAGGAAAGAGGACAATGAAGGTGCTTTGCACTGGTTCGAGGAGGGAGCTGACAACGAAACGCTGGAAACGAAGGAAATCGGTACAGCTATAGAAATGACCGGAAAAGCTGCCACATGATTGATTATCAATTGTTGGTGGCCCTAAAAACGGCGCATGCATGACTGTATGCGCCGTTTTTTATAGAAATTAACCGTAAAAAGAAGAGCCGGTCCCGGGACCGGCTTTCTTTCGTGGGCCGGGCTTGCCGGCTATCAACATGGCGCTTTATTGCAGGGTTTCTTCCACGGTGCCGCAGGTCAGCATTTCGTCGCCAAAATACGGGTTGCGGATATCTTTGGAACGGCTGAGCCAATGGGCACCTTTGTCGTTTAGCGCCATCGGGCAGAATTCTACGTGCAGTTCGCCGCTGCTCAGTCCTGATGTTTTCACCAGTCCGATAAAAGTATCGTTTAACACTGAAAAGGCATCGCGCTGGGCTTTGATATCCGCTGCGGCGCCGATGGTTTTAGCGGCTTCGGCCAGTTTGCCGGAAGGATCGGCCGCAGTGGCGCCGGTTTCGATTGCGGCGGCGGAGATTTTCGCCGCGGAAGCATCGCCTTTCACGAGGGCTTCGGTCAGATTTTCGTAATGTTCAAACACGGCATTCAGTGCGTCGTTCTTCAGCACCACGCCGGCGGGGGCAGCCGCGGGCGCTGTGGATTCGGCGGCGGGTTGCTTTTGTTCC
Above is a genomic segment from Chitinophaga pollutisoli containing:
- a CDS encoding AraC family transcriptional regulator; the protein is MARKHLLEHIELMPARMLKTLVENRRVFNLNNCELNVFECFETAWAVPMQFNEFIVTSMVRGKKIMHLPNQPSFDYLPGETVIYPANEKMAIDFPEASFDNPTQCIALAIDALYVRGTIEYLNNYYQSPDERRSWRLQFNQYHFENDDEVSALINKLIRICCSADNSKDIYADLNLKELLIRLMQSQHLTQVMTESAVSNNQSRQHFVLNYIREHLTERISVDTLSKKAYLSRNLFFRWFREQFGITPLEYINRERITLAKRLLSQPDHSVGDVSELCGFTDVNYFIRMFKKVEGITPKTYQTISSDHSSLIASQP
- a CDS encoding DUF779 domain-containing protein, with amino-acid sequence MNDSRIVAAKPAMQLIRQLVSRYGPLEFRISGSCVEGFSLTCVHGNAKEAEENRYSLGNVAGCPAYIDPAPGIVDDYSHFVLQVEKGKTNPGSLEASGNVRFFLTRKIAPRETGTRAGEANPHMFSYLFGYSGNWG
- a CDS encoding YwbE family protein is translated as MREDAQYRKNITPGLEVGIVLKKDQRSGKVTYGIVQDLLTSAAYHSRGIKVRLEDGQVGRVVEILY
- a CDS encoding DUF3347 domain-containing protein, whose protein sequence is MKQWILPAALTVLAACGGNATQQSEQKQPAAESTAPAAAPAGVVLKNDALNAVFEHYENLTEALVKGDASAAKISAAAIETGATAADPSGKLAEAAKTIGAAADIKAQRDAFSVLNDTFIGLVKTSGLSSGELHVEFCPMALNDKGAHWLSRSKDIRNPYFGDEMLTCGTVEETLQ